A window from Pseudomonas campi encodes these proteins:
- a CDS encoding quorum-sensing-regulated virulence factor family protein, with protein sequence MLRPVTLLALSLVLPIAQAASLQEYELARMLGQVAKESSVGTPRAINEDILDQGYTVQGNELINHLSVRSGHAAQMRGNPDAVRQQLAKSVCANTGYRQLLARGAVLRYEFSEYQSNRPVTTERFAKTDCGLQ encoded by the coding sequence ATGCTGCGCCCCGTCACCCTGCTCGCCCTCAGCCTCGTCCTGCCCATCGCCCAGGCGGCTTCCCTGCAGGAATACGAGCTGGCCCGCATGCTCGGCCAGGTGGCCAAGGAAAGCAGCGTCGGTACGCCGCGGGCGATCAACGAGGACATCCTCGACCAGGGCTACACGGTGCAAGGCAACGAACTGATCAATCACCTCAGCGTGCGCAGCGGACACGCGGCGCAGATGCGCGGCAACCCCGACGCGGTACGCCAGCAACTGGCGAAGAGCGTCTGCGCCAACACCGGCTATCGCCAGCTGTTGGCCCGCGGAGCCGTGCTGCGTTACGAGTTCAGCGAGTACCAGAGCAATCGTCCGGTCACCACCGAGCGTTTCGCCAAGACCGATTGCGGTCTGCAATAG
- a CDS encoding diacylglycerol kinase: MSPFKGQTGLKRILNAAGYSLDGLRAAFAGEAAFRQLVLLNVVLVPLAFWLDVSPVERALMVAVGLLALIVELFNSAVEAAIDRISLDRHPLSKNAKDMGSAAQFISLSLIALVWAIILIG, translated from the coding sequence ATGTCGCCATTCAAGGGCCAGACCGGTCTGAAACGTATCCTCAATGCCGCCGGCTACTCGCTGGACGGCCTGCGCGCTGCCTTCGCCGGTGAAGCTGCATTCCGTCAGTTGGTGCTGCTCAACGTGGTGCTGGTGCCCCTGGCCTTCTGGCTGGATGTCAGCCCGGTGGAGCGCGCGCTGATGGTGGCGGTGGGCCTGTTGGCGCTGATCGTCGAGCTGTTCAACTCGGCGGTGGAGGCGGCGATCGATCGCATTTCCCTGGATCGCCACCCCTTGTCGAAGAATGCCAAGGACATGGGCAGCGCCGCGCAGTTCATTTCGCTTAGCCTGATCGCCTTGGTCTGGGCGATCATCCTGATCGGCTGA
- the erdR gene encoding response regulator transcription factor ErdR → MAVYEILIADDHPLFRSALQQALSLGLGPDVRLVEAASIAELETRLGEKSDWDLVLLDLNMPGAYGFSGLVLLRGQYPQVPVVMVSAQEEPAVVARSREFGASGFIPKSSSLETIQQAVRQVLDGDVWWPALTAEAASVSAEAKAASAGLASLTPQQFRVLTMVCEGLLNKQIAYELSVSEATIKAHVTAIFRKLGVRTRTQAALLLQQMESIPGQ, encoded by the coding sequence ATGGCCGTTTACGAAATCCTTATCGCTGACGATCACCCCTTGTTCCGCAGCGCCCTGCAGCAGGCCTTGAGCCTGGGCCTGGGCCCGGATGTGCGGCTGGTGGAAGCGGCCAGCATCGCCGAACTGGAAACCCGCCTGGGTGAGAAGAGCGACTGGGACCTGGTCCTGCTCGACCTCAACATGCCCGGTGCCTACGGTTTTTCCGGCCTGGTGCTGCTACGCGGGCAGTACCCGCAGGTGCCGGTGGTGATGGTCTCGGCACAGGAAGAACCCGCCGTGGTGGCGCGTTCGCGCGAGTTCGGCGCCAGTGGCTTCATTCCCAAGTCCAGTTCGCTGGAAACCATCCAGCAGGCGGTACGCCAGGTGCTCGACGGCGATGTCTGGTGGCCGGCGTTGACGGCCGAAGCGGCCAGCGTGTCGGCCGAGGCCAAGGCAGCCAGCGCTGGCCTGGCCAGTCTCACCCCGCAGCAGTTTCGCGTGCTGACCATGGTCTGCGAGGGCCTGCTGAACAAGCAGATTGCTTATGAGTTGAGTGTTTCCGAGGCAACCATCAAGGCGCATGTCACCGCCATCTTCCGCAAGCTCGGCGTACGTACCCGTACTCAGGCGGCGCTACTGCTGCAGCAGATGGAATCGATTCCGGGGCAGTGA
- a CDS encoding DMT family transporter gives MRSQALRADLLMLLTAMIWGSAFVAQRLGMDAIGPFLYTGLRFALASVVLLPLVVLLSRRGGEKAPEPINRSLLLAGLIMGLALSLGINLQQVGLLFTSVTNSGFITGLYVIVVPLLGLFIGHKTGMGTWLGAGLAVAGMFLLSVGEGFQVASGDWLQLAGAFVWGVHVLLVSFFASRHDPLRLALLQFATCAVISLVLALILEEIKLDAILAAGPAILYGGLFGVAVGFTLQVVAQKHAIASHAAIILSLEAVFAAIAGALLLGEALALKGYIGCALMFAGMLLAQLWPKKTLTN, from the coding sequence ATGCGAAGCCAAGCCCTGCGCGCCGACCTGCTGATGTTACTGACCGCCATGATCTGGGGCTCGGCCTTCGTGGCGCAACGCCTGGGCATGGATGCCATCGGCCCCTTCCTCTATACCGGCCTGCGCTTCGCCCTGGCCAGCGTGGTGCTGTTGCCACTGGTCGTGCTGCTGAGCCGCCGTGGTGGCGAAAAAGCGCCCGAACCGATCAACCGCAGCCTGCTGCTCGCCGGTCTGATCATGGGTCTGGCCCTGTCGCTGGGCATCAACCTGCAGCAGGTCGGCCTGCTGTTCACCAGCGTCACCAACTCCGGCTTCATCACCGGTCTGTACGTCATCGTGGTGCCGCTGCTTGGCCTGTTCATCGGCCACAAGACCGGTATGGGCACCTGGCTGGGCGCCGGCCTGGCGGTAGCGGGGATGTTCCTGTTGAGCGTAGGCGAAGGTTTCCAGGTCGCCTCCGGTGACTGGCTGCAGCTGGCCGGCGCCTTCGTCTGGGGTGTGCATGTGTTGCTGGTGAGCTTCTTCGCCAGCCGCCACGATCCGCTGCGCCTGGCTTTGCTGCAATTCGCCACCTGCGCGGTGATCAGCCTGGTCCTGGCCCTGATCCTCGAAGAGATCAAACTCGACGCCATCCTCGCCGCCGGCCCAGCGATTCTCTACGGCGGCCTGTTCGGTGTGGCCGTCGGCTTCACCCTGCAGGTGGTGGCGCAGAAGCATGCCATCGCCTCGCACGCGGCCATCATCCTGTCACTGGAAGCGGTATTCGCCGCCATCGCCGGCGCGCTGCTCCTCGGCGAAGCACTGGCACTGAAGGGCTACATCGGCTGCGCCCTGATGTTCGCCGGCATGCTGCTGGCGCAGCTATGGCCGAAGAAGACCCTGACGAACTAG
- a CDS encoding tRNA-uridine aminocarboxypropyltransferase: MTHAVARLRAERLARSLKPFVARGSRAPRCPRCRVLGSHCLCAWLPQVEARAGVCLLMYDVEALKPSNTGWLIADLVADTFAFGWQRTTVDPALLALLADPQWQPYVVFPGEYAEPRRVIGELPADSGKRPLFILLDATWTEARKMFRKSPYLDSLPVLSLQPEQLSRYRLRRSKRDEHLCTAEVAALCLEQAGDGRAAGALDAWLDLFTERYLGAKHRWPVDENSSAHLAVKAFL; this comes from the coding sequence ATGACTCACGCCGTTGCCCGGCTGCGCGCCGAACGCCTGGCACGCAGCCTCAAGCCTTTCGTGGCGCGCGGCTCGCGGGCACCGCGCTGCCCGCGTTGTCGGGTGCTGGGTAGTCATTGCCTGTGTGCCTGGCTGCCGCAGGTCGAGGCGCGGGCGGGGGTATGCCTGCTGATGTACGACGTGGAAGCGCTGAAACCGAGCAACACCGGCTGGCTGATTGCCGATCTGGTGGCCGATACCTTCGCCTTCGGCTGGCAGCGCACGACGGTCGATCCGGCCCTGCTGGCCTTGCTGGCCGATCCGCAGTGGCAGCCCTATGTGGTGTTTCCCGGTGAGTATGCCGAGCCGCGGCGGGTCATCGGCGAACTGCCGGCAGACAGCGGCAAGCGCCCGCTGTTCATCCTGCTCGATGCGACCTGGACCGAGGCGCGCAAGATGTTCCGCAAGAGCCCCTACCTCGACAGCCTGCCGGTGCTCAGCCTGCAGCCGGAGCAGCTGTCGCGCTACCGCCTGCGTCGCTCCAAGCGCGACGAGCACCTGTGTACCGCCGAAGTCGCCGCCCTGTGCCTGGAACAGGCCGGCGATGGCCGGGCGGCGGGCGCGCTGGATGCCTGGCTGGACCTGTTCACCGAACGCTACCTGGGGGCCAAGCACCGCTGGCCGGTGGACGAGAACAGCTCCGCGCATCTGGCCGTCAAAGCCTTTCTCTAG